TTTTTTCCTCAAACTTTTTATGTCCAACTAGATCACTTTTTTGAGTGTCCTCACATTCATTCCATTTGAAGATGGAAACCCTATTTTTTAATGCATTCAGGAATTTTTTTCTCATATTCCTTCCAACATAAGAGTCAAATAATCCTACACTTTTGATTCCAGTGTGTTATAAAATTAGGAAATTTTTTTACTTTAGGTATTCTATATCCGTAATCACCCCATGGAATATTTGGAGAAAAAATAAGAAAATGATATCATTAAACTAAAGGAATGAAAGGGGTGTTTGTTATGAAAAATAGAAATAAGTATTCTCCTGATTTCAAACTTCAAGTTGTTAAAGAATATCTTAATTCTGATAAGTCTTTATCCGATATTGCTATATGATTCCTTCATCTCACACTTTACATAAATGGGTTAAAAAATATGAGGAATCCGGTTATGATGATAATGTATTTAATTCTAAGAAAGGAAGGCCTAAGTCCATTATTTCTGATATTTCTAAGGTTCCTCCTTTTATTTATGAGTCTGCTGGTATTGTTAAACCTGATAATAATTCCAATGATACTAATTCTTTAAAGAAGAAGATTGAATATTATGAACGTCTTCTTATTGAAAAGGAATTGCTTATTAAAATGCAAGAAGATGAGATTAACTTTTTAACACAACTGGAAAAAGTAACTTTTATTGGTGTTTTTTTGATTATTTTTAAATATAGAGATTTTTTCTACTTCTTTTTTACTCAATCGTTATAACATTAGTTCCAGTTCAATACCAGGTTGTTTTTTGTTAACCAGAAAGTCTTATTTTAAAGGTCATTCCTATACTGCTGACGGTAAAAAAGTTTCTGATGATTATATTAAACAATTGCTTGTTGATTTGTTATCTATTGATGACCCTTTGAATCCTGAGTTCTTTTACAAAACTCTTGGTTCTAAGAAGTTAGCTGCTATTTTTAGACACAAGTATAAATTAATCACAAAAAGATTCATAGATTAAGAAAAGAATTAAGTCTTATTAGAAATTATCGTCATCATCCAAAACATCCTAAAAGAAGACCTAAAAATCACGACATTACCAGACCTAATCAATACTGGGAATCATATATTAAATTTATCCCCACTAAATATGATGGTTCGCAATACTTACTATAATCGATAGTTTTGATAGGGCTGTTGTTGGTGTTTATATTGGTAATTTGCTAAAGACTTTATTTCAACTTTAAGAA
Above is a genomic segment from Marinitoga sp. 38H-ov containing:
- a CDS encoding transposase; this translates as MKNRNKYSPDFKLQVVKEYLNSDKSLSDIAI